ATCCAGCACACCAGTCTGCAATGAGGTGAAGATTTCACTGCCGGGAATGGTCAGGGTGGAAACACCGATGCCGGCCATTGCTTCACCCGCCAAGCCTGGCAGACGCAGTTTGAGCCCCTGCATGTCATCAAGAGAGTTGATTTCCTTCTTGAACCAACCCGCCATCTGGGTGCCGGTGTTACCTACCGGGAAGGGCTTGAGGTTGTGCTCGGCATAGAGCTCATCCCAGAGTTTCTGGCCATCGCCGTAGTACAGCCAGGCATTGGTCTCGGTGGTGTTCATACCAAAGGGAACGGCGGTGAAGAACTGGGATGCCGCCACCTTGCCACGCCAGTAATAGGACGCGGAATGTCCCATCTCGGCGGTGCCCTGAGCCACGGCATCGAACACTTCCATGGCCGGTACCATCTCACCGGCACCGTGTACCTTTACGCGCATCCGCCCGCCGGAAAGGCGTTCGATACGCGCCGCGAAATCATTGGCACCGGTGCCCAGTGCAGGAAAATTCTTCGGCCAGGACGTCACCATATTCCAGGTGATGGTGTCCTGGGCGCTGGCGGTACTGACGAAGGGGGCTGCGGCAACACCGGCAGCACCAATACCGGCAGTCTTGAGGAAGGAACGGCGTTCCATTAGGCGTGCTCCTGAGGTTGTTATGTCGGCGCCGACATTATCCTGTGGCGCAGTGTCCGCCAGGCAGTATGCGGGAAACGGAAATTAGCCTGCAAGCGGCTCCTGATCAGCTCAGTGTGCCCTTCTCCCTCACAACGGAGTCAGTTTGGCAAAACCCAGCACCAACCATTTGTCGCCTTCATCCTCGAAACTGACATGGACACGCGCCCGCTCGCCCTGCCCTTCAGCATTGATGATCACTCCTTCTCCGAACACCGGGTGCGCAACGCGCTGGCCCAGCGCCAGGGCCGGCAGGTCATCACTGGCGTCAATGCTCGCCTGCTGCCAGCGGGATGGAGACGGCCTGACACTCACGGGTCGCGACACCTGGCCACGCAGACGGACCTCCTCAAGCAGCGATTCCGGTAATTCACGCAAGAACCGTGACGGACGCTGGAAGGTTTCCTTGCCATGCATGCGACGTATCTCGGCATGGGTCAGGTAGAGCTTGTGCATGGCCCGGGTAACGCCGACATAACATAGGCGCCGCTCCTCTTCGAGTCGACCATGCTCCTCAAGCGACATGCGATGAGGGAAAAGCCCCTCCTCAACACCGGCAATGAACACCACCGGGAACTCCAGCCCCTTGGCCGAGTGCAGCGTCATCAACTGCACACTATCCTCGAACTCGTCGGCTTCATGATCTCCAGCGTTGAGTGCGGCTTCGGCAAGGAAGGCCTCGAGCGCCACCATGCCTTCACCGACTTCGATATCTCCCTGAGTCTCGCCCTGCACGAACGCCCTTGCCGCATTGATCAGTTCCTCAAGGTTCTCGACTCTCGCCTGGCCCTTTTCGCCTTTTTCATTGCGGTGGTGTTCGATCAATCCGGTGCGCTTGTTGATCAACTCGATGATGCGATGCAGCTCGAGCCCGGAGGCTTCGTCATCGCAACCGTCAATCAGATCAGCAAATGCCTTGAGAGAGGTCGCCGCGCGTCCCTTCAGCGAGCCATCGGCAAGTGCGTCGTGCAGCGCCTGCCACAATGGGACCTCGGTGTGACGAGCCCGCTCACGCAGAATCTCGACGGTACGCGTGCCGATGCCACGCGCCGGGACATTGATGACCCGCTCGAGGGAGGCGTCATCGTCACGATTCAACAGCAGGCGCAGATACGCCAGTGAGTTCTTGATCTCGAGACGTTCGTAGAAGCGATGCCCACCATAGATACGATAAGGCATACCCTGACGGATCAGTGTTTCCTCGAGCACTCGCGACTGGGCGTTGGAGCGGTAGAGAATGGCGATGTCACGGCGATTGATCCCTTCGTCCACCCTGGATTTGATGGTATCGACGATGAAGCGTGCCTCGTCCATATCATTGAAGCCGGCATATACCGAGATCGGCTCTCCACGCTCGCCTGCCGTCCACAACTCCTTGCCCATACGGTCAGAGTTCTGACGAATCAAGGTATTGGCGGCCTCGAGGATGGCGCTGGTAGAGCGATAGTTCTGCTCGAGGCGTACGGTGCGCGTATCCGGAAACTCTTCCTCAAAGCGACGAATATTCTCGATCCGTGCGCCGCGCCAGCCATAGATCGATTGATCATCATCACCCACCACGGTCATCGGTGTACGCTGGCCGGTCAACAGCTTGAGCCAGGCATACTGCAGGGTGTTGGTATCCTGGAACTCATCGACCAGAACATGGCCGAAACGCTCCTGATAGTGGGCCAGTAGCGCTGGATTATCACGCAACAGCTCGAGACTGCGCAGTAGCAACTCGCCGAAATCGACCAGACCGCCACGCTCACAGGTCAGTTGATAGACGTTATACAGCTCTGCCATCTGCTCGACATAGGCGTCCCCGTTGACCTTCACCTGGTGGGGCCGTAACCCCTCTTCCTTGCAACCGGAGATAAAGGACTGCACCTGGCGCGGTGGAAAACGCTCGTCATCGATCCGGCCATCTTTCAACAGGCGTTTGATCAGACGCAGTTGGTCATCGGAGTCGATGATCTGGAAATGCTGGGGCAGGCGTGCATCCTGCCAGTGAGTGCGCAGCAGGCGATGAGCAATGGAGTGGAAGGTGCCTACCCAGACATGGCGCAGCGACATCCGCAGCACCGACTCCAGGCGCGTACGCATCTCGCGTGCCGCCTTGTTGGTAAACGTCACCGCCAACACTGCATAGGGCGATAGGCCCTCAACCTGCATCAACCAGGCGATGCGATGCACCAGCACCCGTGTCTTGCCGGAACCGGCACCGGCCAGCACCAGCATATTGCCTTGCGGGGCACATACCGCTTCGTGTTGAGCCGGATTGAGGCCGTCGATGATCGCCGTGACATCATCCATGAACAAGACACCGTCGTGGTCGAAAATGGAAGCCTAGTCTACCACAGCGATGCTGGATGAATGGACAGTAAGAAAAGAGAGAGGGAAGGAAGAAGAAGGAAGAGAAAAGCCGGGAGCCGGGGTTACTTCCCTCTTCCAACTCACCTCTTACAGCTCGCCCGAATCATTTCTCGTCCGGTTCAGGGTAACGCAGCGGGTTGAGGCTGCGCTTGACCGATTTGAGCTGTTCGGCAAGTTTGGGGCCACGAGTCTTGGCCACGCCCACTGCCAACACATCGACCAGCACCAGGTGGGCGATACGTGAGCTCATCGGGGTATAGATCTCGGTGTCTTCATGGACATCGATGTACAACGGCAAATTGACTTCTCCGGCCAGCGGCGAGCCGCTGGGGCACAAACCAATCACGGTGGCACCGGCTTCGCGCGCCAGCTTGACGCTGGCGACCAACGCACGAGTACGACCGGTCTGGGAAATCGCCACCACCACATCGCCTTCCTTGAGCGTCACTGCCGACATGTTCTGCATATGCGGATCGGCATAAGCGGCTGTGGATATCTGCAGGCGGAAGAACTTGTGCTGAGCATCGAAGGCGACAGCCCCCGAAGCGCCAAAGCCATAGAACTCGACACGATTGGCCATGGCCAATGCATTGATGGCCTTGTTCAGCCCTTCATTGTCGAGTCGGTCACGAATCGACAACAGGGTCCCCACGGTGGAATCGAAGATGCTATGCGAGAATTCAGCGACAGAATCGCTATCGTTCATCGAGAACTGGGCGAACTGGCTACCGGCGGCCAGCATCTGCGCCATCTTCAGCTTGAAGTCCTGAAAACCGTCACAACCGAGGGCGCGACAGAAGCGCACCACTGTCGGCTCACTGACCTTGGCTTCCGTGGCCAGGTCAACGATCCGCATGTGGATAACTTCTTCCGGATTACGCAACACGAAACGTGCCACCTTCTGCTCGGAGCGCCGGAAGTGCTCCATGCGACGTCGCATTTCATCAAACAGCGCCCGACTCACCCTGAACACCTCACTCAACTGAAGAACTTACATGACAGAAGAACTTGTATAACTGAAAACCAGGCATACGGCGTATATCGCCATTATCAGAATGCAGTATGCCCGAAGCACAGCAGGAATGCTTGTAACCTGGTTCCGGTTGGCATGCGTGAGAGCGGTCGCGAGTCCTCCAGCACAGGCCTGCCTGGTATGACCTTGCAGATCTGAGCTCCCGATCGTCATCTTTTTGTCAAGTACGGTATAGTAAAAGATGCAGTGTCGCGCAGCGTCCTTGATGCCGGCACATTCACTGCATAGGAGAGTCGATCATGCGCAATGTCGAACGGTTAACCTCCCTCAAGAGTGAACTCCTCGACATCTTCATGAGCATGGAAGTCGCCGAACACGAACGGCGCTCCCGTACCGCCGCACAGCGCAATCTACGCGCTCGCCGCGGAATCGAACTTCATCGGGAATTCAAGCGTCTATCCGAGGATATTGCGGAGCTCCCCGAAGACGCCGTAGAAGACGAAATGCATTGATCAGCCCGTTCTGATCCTGAAGGAGTTCTTCAAGGATCAGACTTGAAAACACTGCGGGCCTGAGACAGGGCGTTGCGACTACCTGAAGCGCAGCGTTCATGAGCAGTCCTCCACGGGATCCAGTTCCGGTATCCCGTAGGGCGTTGTCACCGCAAAAATTGCCACCACAGAAGTGGCGCCACCTCTGGCTTTCGGCGCCAAAGCCCCCCTCATGCCAAAGCCCCTATCATGCCAAAGCACCTGTCACGCCAGAGTCCCACTCGCGCCAATCTCTTCACACACTCCCTGCCACTCTACTCATGTCCGCAAGCACTGCAGAGATATCACCAGCCAACCGGCAGGATAGTGTCTCCCTCCCTCAACAGGATTCCAGAGCCCAGTCATCAAGGACCTGGGCATTCAACACTGAAGACACCAAACACTGAAGATACCAGAACACGCAGAATGGAACGCTGAAGCCCGGCGGTTGCCGGGCTTCAGGGAGTCGTACTGCTATATCATCAGCTGCTACAGGCTAGCAAAGAACACCACCAGCACACCGATCGGCGCGACAAACCTGGTCAGTAGAGTCCACAGACCAAAACCTGTGTCCCCCAGCTCCAGTTCCGCACGCACTTCTTCCTTGCTCAAGAACCAGGCAGCAAAGACCACCGCACCAAGCCCCGTCAACGGTAGCATGAACTTGCTGGTCAGCTTGTCGAGAAGGTCGAAGATGCCAAGATCAAAGAAGGTAACGCCGCTCCACAGATTGAACGACAACAGCGCGGCAACCCCCAATAGCCAGGCCGCCAGGCCAGCAACAATCGCGGAAGGCGCGCGTGACAGCGGTGTACGCTCCTCAAGGAACTCAGTCACCGGCTCGAGCAGTGAAATCGCCGAGGTCAGAGCGGCAAAGGTCAACAGCACAAAGAACATCAAGCCGAGAATAGCGCCACCGGTCATATTGCCGAATGCCACCGGTAGCGTCACAAAGATCAGGCTCGGGCCGGATGCAAGATCCAACTGATTGGCGAAGACAATCGGGAAGATCGCCAAACCAGCTCCCAGCGCAATAACGGTATCCATGATCACCACGGTACGCGCGGTCTTGATCAGGTTGACCTCTTTGCCGAGGTAGGAACCGTAGGCCAGCATGATGCCCATACCCAGCGACAGCGTGAAGAATGCATGGCCCAACGCTGCAAGTACGGTCTCACCGGTGAGCTTGCTCCAGTCTGGGCTGAACAGATAAGTGACAGCTTCACCGAAGTGGCCGGTCGTCATGCCGTAACCCACCAACACCAGCAGCAGTACTGCCAGCGCCGGCATCATGATATTGACCGCGCCTTCCAGTCCCTTGGTCACACCACGGGCTACGATCAGGATCACTACCAGCATGAATACAGAGTGCCACATCAACAACAGGCCGGGATTGCCCAGCATGCCCTCGAACAGGCTACCAATGCCTTCAGCAGTCTGGCCGGAAAAATCACCGGTAACGCTACCCAGTGTGTAATAGAGCGACCAACCGCCGATCACGCTGTAGAAGGAAAGGATCAGGAAGGCGCCGAGAACCCCCGACACACCGACCAGTGCCCAGGCACGAGTCCGCCCTGCACTGTGAGCAACCTTGCTCATGGTCGTAACCGGGTTACTTTGACCGCGCCGGCCAAGCATCCACTCGGTAACCAGAATCGGCAAACCAATCAAGAAGATACACAGAAGATACACAAGCACGAAAGCGGCACCGCCGCTCTGCCCCACCATGTAGGGAAACTTCCAGATATTGCCGAGCCCCACTGCAGAGCCAGTAGCAGCGAGAATGAACGAAAAGCGCGAAGACCACTGCGCATGATTGGCTTTGGACATATTCCACCCGTTGGATACGTGTCATCACCGATCGATCAGATGCGATGATGGGTTGTGTTTGTAGTCGCCACGTCCTCGATGTCCCGGTTCGCGGGCACATCATTCAACAAGGGGTCTGACGGATGTCAGCAGGATCACTGCCGTTACACCACTCAATTCGGCACCGGATCAGGTACCGATGTGGACCGGCGAGCACAAGTGCCGCAGTACACCGGGTAGGTGTAATACACGGAACTGGCCCATGGCAAGTGACGAACGACCGGACAAATTAGCCGATGATGCGGAAAAACACCAGAGTCCTTTCGTCACAGTAGTCGATTCTGCCGCTCTCCAGCGAAGGGAGCCAACTCAGGCAAGTCATCCACGGAATCATGCAGCAGCCTGGCCAACTGCGGCGCGCTGCGGTTATCCGCAGTATGCACAAACAGGAAAGGGGTTTTCCCCTGTTTTATCCACAGGCTAAGTCGATCTCGCCAGGCTGCGAAGTAGCTCTCATTGATGGAATTGTCAAGATGGCCAATGAAGCGAATCAAAGGAAAATCTCCCGTAGAGATCACGTGCAATGGGACTTTTGGCTTTTCTGCCTGTGCCTGAAGGAGTTCAGGCCGGTCGTCCGAGTCAGTCGAAAACAGCGGTCGTACGTCGAGCATCACACGGTTGGCAGCATGAGTTATCAACAACCTGTTGAAATTTCGCTCGGCATCACCCTTGTGGAAAAAATCACTGTGTCTCGCCTCGACTGCACAAGGAATTTCTGAAGGCCAACGTTCCAGCAACCTCTCCAACGCAGGCAGCTCGGAAGAGCCGAAGTCACGCGGCAACTGAATCATCATCGGCCCCAGCAGGCCTGACAGTGGTGACAGTGCACTCAGGAAGTGGTCAAGACCAGCGTCGATATCCTGCAGACGCTGCACATGGGTCAACTGTCGCGGTAGCTTGAAACAGAAACGGAAGTGCGCAGGCGCTTGAGCGGCCCAACCAGCAACAACTTCAGGGCGTGGAGCACCGCTGTAGAACGTCGTATTGCCTTCCACCGCGGAAAACACTCCAGCGTACTCCTCCAGCCAGTGCTCCCGACCAGCGTGCGGTGGAAAAAGGCTGTAACGCCAATCAGGGTTGGCCCACATCGCCAGGCCCATATACAACGATGGCTGATGTTGTGGCGAATGTCTGCTGATGTCGGGCCCCGTCATGGCGTGGTGTCAGTCCTTTGCATGGCTATCCCGCTACCCGAACCAATCCGGCAGCTTGCAGGTCTTATGGTAACTACCTTCAGCAGCGCTCAGCAGTAACTTTGCTATTATCTTGAGCAGACCCTGTCAGTGACACAGCACCACTCAAGCAATGCCGGATTGCCTGCGAATCGTTTTACAGGATCAGGCTTCTTCCACAGGATCAAGTGCCTGATCCTGCCTGCTTCATCGGTGTACAACCTTTTCACCTGCATGACCTGTGCTGCAAAGGATTGCCCATGACTCGCTCTCATCGCGATCTGACCGTTGGCTCAACACTTTCCACGCTGATCCGTCTCGCGGCACCGATCGTTGTAGCCAACATGCTGCAGACTGCCTATCAGCTGATCGATGCCTTCTGGGTCGGGCGATTGGGTGCGAATGCCGTCGCCGCAGTATCACTGAGCTTTCCCGTCCTGTTCCTGTTGATCTCGGTAGGCATCGGTCTGGCAGTCGCCGGCACCATCCTCGCTGCTCAACATTATGGTCGAAGAGAGCTGGATGCCGTCAATCACGTCGCGGCTCAGGCCATGCTCGGCATGATCGTGCTGTCACTCCTGTTGGCGATCACTGGCTATCTGATCAGTCCCCACGCCGTGACCTTTCTCGGCGCCAGCACGGAGGTGGCTCCGCCTGCTGCCGACTATCTGCAGATTTCCTTTCTCGGTATGCCATTCATGTTCGTCTATGCCGCCTTCCAGTCACTGATGCGCGGTGTAGGCGATGCGCGCACCCCGTTATGGATAGTATTCGGCACCGTGGTACTCAACTTCATCCTCGACCCACTGCTGATCCTCGGGCTCGGCCCAGTACCGGCGATGGGCGTCTCCGGTGCCGCGGTGGCCACGGTTATTACCCAGGCCCTGTCCGCTGTCATCGGCTTGTATCTACTGTTCTATGGACGTTTCGGCATTCAGTTGCAATGGCATCATATGCGTCCCGACCTCCACCTGTTGTGGCGACTGTTTGCACTTGGCGGGCCCACGGCAGTGGAACAGAGTACACGTGCTCTGGGTATGATGCTGATGACGACACTGGTTGCCGGTTTCGGTACCGTGACTCTCGCTGCCTACGGCATCGGTACCCGCCTGCTCAGCTTCGTTATCATTCCGGCATTGGGGCTGGCCCAGGCAACCTCTGCGCTGGTGGGACAGAACATCGGTGCCGGCAAGGTGGAACGCGCCGAGAAAACGGCCAACTTGAGCGCGCTGATTGCCTTTGTGTCGCTGACAGTGGTCGGCATACTGGCGGCAATCTTCGCCGAACCACTGGTCGCCATCTTCGTTCCCGACACGCCTGAAGTGATTACCGAAGGCGCCCTGTTTCTGCGTCTAATGGCACTGACCTTTGGCCTGATGGGGGCTCAGACGGTAATCGCTGGAGCCTTCCGTGGTGCCGGCGATACCATGGTGGCAATGATCATCGCCCTGGTATCACTGTGGATGCTGCAGTTCCCGCTGGCCTGGCTGCTGGCGGAGCGCACCAGCCTTGATGAGGTCGGAATCTGGCTAGCCTATCCGATCCAGAATGTCGTTACCGTGCTGGTTGCCTGGTATTGGTTCCGCAGTGGTCGCTGGAAACAGCACCAACTGCTCGATCCGCAATCTTCCGCAACACCACCACTCGCCCCCCCTCCCCGAGCCCCTTGACTCCCCGTGCCCTTGCGTAGCACAGCTATGACAGGAGTCACTCCACAATCAACGTATCCTGCTCAAGAGGCCTGATCAAAAAGAGAACCGCCACTCAGAGGTGGCGGTATCTACGATCTTCTACAACGACCTGGCCATCCTTCAACAGTAGCCAGTCATGACAGTTGCACTACTCTACGGTCACTGACTTGGCCAGGTTACGCGGCTGATCGACGTCAGTGCCCTTGAGCACGGCCACGTGATAAGACAGTAACTGCAGCGGCAGGGTATACAGTATCGGTGCCAGAGCTTCGTGGATATGCGGAAGATGCAGCACACTGATGCCCTCCGCCGGTGTCAGGCCTACGTTCTCATCGGCAAAGACATAGAGCTCACCGCCCCTGGCACGTACTTCCTGAAGGTTGGACTTGAGTTTGTCGAGCAGATCATCATTGGGCGCCACTGAGATCACTGGCATCTCACTATCGACCAGCGCCAATGGCCCGTGCTTGAGCTCACCAGCCGGATAGGCCTCGGCATGAATATAGGAAATTTCCTTGAGCTTGAGTGCGCCTTCCTGAGCTATCGGAAAGTGAGCGCCACGCCCCAGGAACAAGGCATGGTGTTTCTCGGCGAAGGCGGTGGACAGTGCCTCGATATCAGCATCCAGTCCCAATACCTGGCTACACAGGCCCGGCAGGCGACGCAATTCCTCGACCAGTTCAGCCTGCTCATCATCCGGCATGCCACGTACCCGCCCCAGCGCCAGGGTAAACAGCATCAAGGCCGTCAGTTGGGTGGTAAAGGCCTTGGTCGAGGCGACGCCGATCTCGGGGCCGGCCTGAGTCATCAGATTCAGGCTGGCCTCACGCACCAGCGAGCTACCGGGTACATTGCAGATCCCCAGGCTACCCAGGTAGTTGCCCTGCTGCATGGCGAAGCGCAACGCCGCCATGGTATCGGCGGTCTCGCCAGACTGGGACAGGGTGACAAAGAGCGTACCTTCAGGCACCACCACACGACGATAGCGGTACTCCGAGGCGACTTCGACCTGTACCGGAACGCCGGTATAACGCTCGAGCCAGTAACGCGCCACCATGCCAGCATGGTAACTGGTACCACAGGCGACAATATGAATATTCCGCACTGCACGGAACAGCGCCTCGGCATCTGGCCCAAAGCTCTCCACCAACACCGAACGATCGCCCAGACGACCTTCCAATGCCGCAGCAATCACCGCCGGCTGCTCATGGATCTCCTTGAGCATGTAGTGGCGATAGTCGCCCTTGCTTGCCGCACCATCGCCATGCTCGAAGGTCTGTATGGGACGCTCTACCGCTGCTCCAGAGGCATCAAAAATCTCGATACGGCCACCGCTGGACAGACGTACCACATCGCCCTCGAGCAGATAGATGAAGCGGTCGGTCACCTGCAGCAATGCCAGCGGATCAGAGGCAAGGAAAGCCTCATCAATGCCCACTCCCACAACTAACGGACTGCCCTTGCGAGCGCCCACCACGACCTCGGGCTCGTCCACCGTCATCACACCCAGCGCGTAAGCACCATCGAGACCTGACACGACTTGCTTGAAAGCCGTCAACAGATCGCCCGCTGTGCGTGATTCACGCTCCAGCAGGTGAGCGATCACTTCGGTGTCGGTTTCCGACTCGAACACATACCCTTGGGCCGAGAGTTCCTCGCGTAGAGGTTCATGGTTCTCGATGATGCCGTTGTGCACCACTGCCAGACGCTCGCGAGACTGGTGAGGATGTGCATTGGGTTCGCTGGGCCGCCCATGAGTCGCCCAGCGGGTATGCGCAATACCTGAATTACCCGCCAGACTCTCGCTCGCAAGGCGTTCAGCCAGGGCTTGCACCTTGCCTACCGCACGTTGCCGCTTGAGCGCTCCGTGCTTATCGCAAACCGCCATACCCGCGGAATCATAACCGCGATACTCGAGGCGCCTGAGGCCCTCGAGCAGAATGTTCTGAACATTTCGCTGCGCTACCGCGGCAACAATGCCACACATCGCCAGGCTCCTGAAAAATTCGTTGAACTTGCAGGTCCACCGCATTCCAACTCAAGCGATGGGATGGTTCTTCAAGAAATACGTATCACCAGCTCTTGGCTGAATACTAATCGTCCTTCGAGGGACGCGGCCAATCCGCCCTGGCAATCTGCCGTGAGCGGCCCACCGCCAAACTGTGGTCGGCCACATCACGACTGATGGTTGACCCTGCCCCTATCGTTGCTGCTTTTCCGATACTCACCGGAGCTACCAGCGCCGAATTGGAGCCGATGAAGGCCTCATCACCAATGTCGGTACGATGCTTGTTGGCGCCGTCATAGTTGCAGGTGATAGTGCCTGCTCCGACGTTGACGTCACGCCCGAGTCGCGCATCGCCGATATAACTCAAGTGATTGATCTTGCTACCTTCGCCAACCTCGGCATTCTTGGTCTCGACGAAATTTCCAACCCGCGCACGCACCGCCAGACGCGACCCCGGACGCAGCCGCGCAAAGGGTCCAACATTGTTCAGGCCGGCCAGTACCGCACCATCGATCACGCTGTGTGCATCGATTCGGCACTCGGCGCCAATATGACTATTACGGATCACACAATAGGGACCGATATGCACTCCCTCGCCGAGTTCGACATCTCCTTCGAACACGCAACCAACATCGATCTGCACATCGTGACCACAGCGTAAGGTGCCACGGACATCAATACGCGCCGGATCAGCCAGTGCCACACCATCGGCCATCAGCGATTCGGCAACCTCTCCCTGCAGTGCGCGCTCGAGGCGTGCCATCTGTGCACGGTTGTTGACGCCCTCGACCTCCATCGCCCGCTGCGGCTGCTCGGTAGCAATCTCGATACCTTCTGCCGCCGCCATGGCGATAACGTCGGTGAGGTAGTACTCCGCCTGGGCATTACTCGCTGATAGCTGCGGCAACCAGCGTTTCAGCTGAGTGGCCGTCATCGCCATGATGCCGGTGTTGCATTCCTGAATGGCCAATTCCTCGGCGGAGGCATCCTTGTGTTCGACGATAGCGACCGCTCTGCCTTCGGCATTGCGCACGATCCGGCCATAACCGCTGGGGTCATCAAGACTGACGGTAAGCAAGCCCATATGCTGCTCATCGACATGCGCCAGCAACGCTTCCAACGTCGCTCGACGAATCAGCGGTACATCGCCGTAGAGCACCAGCACCTTGCCTTCGCCGATAGCATCCGCAGCCTGAGCCACTGCATGTCCGGTACCCTTCTGTTCGGCCTGCACGGCAAAACGTACCTGATAATCGGCCAGCGCCTCGCGGACACTCTCGCCGCCATGGCCTATCACCACGTGAGTGCGATCGACAGACAATCCCTGCGCGGTATCCAGAACATGACGTACCAGCGGCTTGCCGGCCAGTTCATGGAGTACCTTGGGCAGGCTGGATCGCATACGGGTGCCTTGTCCGGCAGCCAGTATCACAACATCGAGGCTCATGATCACTCCTTATTGGTGTATCCCAGCGGCAACAACATCATTCTAGTCGGCACTCACCACCTTCAGCCCCAGTGAATCGACCATATTCTGACCGAATCGTTCGACAAATGCCGGGCTGACACGACTTTCCCAGCCGTCTCCGGCTCGAACCAGCATCATCACAGGAATGTCTTCACGAATCGCCACATCCATGCCTGCATCCTCCCCGAGTACGGTCAGCGCTGTCGCCCAGGCATCGGCGTAGGCATTGGAGGGATGTACCACGCTGATCGATGCCAGGTGATGAGTAATTGGCCGACCAGTACGCGGATCAATGGTGTGCGAGTAACGTTTGCCATCCTGCTCGAAGTAATGGCGGTAGTCGCCGGATGTCGCAATCGAGACATCC
This Halomonas huangheensis DNA region includes the following protein-coding sequences:
- a CDS encoding DUF72 domain-containing protein encodes the protein MTGPDISRHSPQHQPSLYMGLAMWANPDWRYSLFPPHAGREHWLEEYAGVFSAVEGNTTFYSGAPRPEVVAGWAAQAPAHFRFCFKLPRQLTHVQRLQDIDAGLDHFLSALSPLSGLLGPMMIQLPRDFGSSELPALERLLERWPSEIPCAVEARHSDFFHKGDAERNFNRLLITHAANRVMLDVRPLFSTDSDDRPELLQAQAEKPKVPLHVISTGDFPLIRFIGHLDNSINESYFAAWRDRLSLWIKQGKTPFLFVHTADNRSAPQLARLLHDSVDDLPELAPFAGERQNRLL
- a CDS encoding TRAP transporter substrate-binding protein, with product MERRSFLKTAGIGAAGVAAAPFVSTASAQDTITWNMVTSWPKNFPALGTGANDFAARIERLSGGRMRVKVHGAGEMVPAMEVFDAVAQGTAEMGHSASYYWRGKVAASQFFTAVPFGMNTTETNAWLYYGDGQKLWDELYAEHNLKPFPVGNTGTQMAGWFKKEINSLDDMQGLKLRLPGLAGEAMAGIGVSTLTIPGSEIFTSLQTGVLDAADWVGPYNDLAFGLHQVADYYYTSAWNEPCAILEGTVNLDAWNALPDDLKAVVTEAAMASNLAMISEFALRNAEALDTLVNEHDVQLRAFPEDVIKALYDSSQQVIQQQVDSDPPSAKIFESYQAFQQKVRGFTDVGEFAYLKARESVVQS
- a CDS encoding sodium-dependent transporter, with protein sequence MSKANHAQWSSRFSFILAATGSAVGLGNIWKFPYMVGQSGGAAFVLVYLLCIFLIGLPILVTEWMLGRRGQSNPVTTMSKVAHSAGRTRAWALVGVSGVLGAFLILSFYSVIGGWSLYYTLGSVTGDFSGQTAEGIGSLFEGMLGNPGLLLMWHSVFMLVVILIVARGVTKGLEGAVNIMMPALAVLLLVLVGYGMTTGHFGEAVTYLFSPDWSKLTGETVLAALGHAFFTLSLGMGIMLAYGSYLGKEVNLIKTARTVVIMDTVIALGAGLAIFPIVFANQLDLASGPSLIFVTLPVAFGNMTGGAILGLMFFVLLTFAALTSAISLLEPVTEFLEERTPLSRAPSAIVAGLAAWLLGVAALLSFNLWSGVTFFDLGIFDLLDKLTSKFMLPLTGLGAVVFAAWFLSKEEVRAELELGDTGFGLWTLLTRFVAPIGVLVVFFASL
- the uvrD gene encoding DNA helicase II — translated: MDDVTAIIDGLNPAQHEAVCAPQGNMLVLAGAGSGKTRVLVHRIAWLMQVEGLSPYAVLAVTFTNKAAREMRTRLESVLRMSLRHVWVGTFHSIAHRLLRTHWQDARLPQHFQIIDSDDQLRLIKRLLKDGRIDDERFPPRQVQSFISGCKEEGLRPHQVKVNGDAYVEQMAELYNVYQLTCERGGLVDFGELLLRSLELLRDNPALLAHYQERFGHVLVDEFQDTNTLQYAWLKLLTGQRTPMTVVGDDDQSIYGWRGARIENIRRFEEEFPDTRTVRLEQNYRSTSAILEAANTLIRQNSDRMGKELWTAGERGEPISVYAGFNDMDEARFIVDTIKSRVDEGINRRDIAILYRSNAQSRVLEETLIRQGMPYRIYGGHRFYERLEIKNSLAYLRLLLNRDDDASLERVINVPARGIGTRTVEILRERARHTEVPLWQALHDALADGSLKGRAATSLKAFADLIDGCDDEASGLELHRIIELINKRTGLIEHHRNEKGEKGQARVENLEELINAARAFVQGETQGDIEVGEGMVALEAFLAEAALNAGDHEADEFEDSVQLMTLHSAKGLEFPVVFIAGVEEGLFPHRMSLEEHGRLEEERRLCYVGVTRAMHKLYLTHAEIRRMHGKETFQRPSRFLRELPESLLEEVRLRGQVSRPVSVRPSPSRWQQASIDASDDLPALALGQRVAHPVFGEGVIINAEGQGERARVHVSFEDEGDKWLVLGFAKLTPL
- a CDS encoding PA3496 family putative envelope integrity protein; its protein translation is MRNVERLTSLKSELLDIFMSMEVAEHERRSRTAAQRNLRARRGIELHREFKRLSEDIAELPEDAVEDEMH
- the hexR gene encoding transcriptional regulator HexR, which encodes MSRALFDEMRRRMEHFRRSEQKVARFVLRNPEEVIHMRIVDLATEAKVSEPTVVRFCRALGCDGFQDFKLKMAQMLAAGSQFAQFSMNDSDSVAEFSHSIFDSTVGTLLSIRDRLDNEGLNKAINALAMANRVEFYGFGASGAVAFDAQHKFFRLQISTAAYADPHMQNMSAVTLKEGDVVVAISQTGRTRALVASVKLAREAGATVIGLCPSGSPLAGEVNLPLYIDVHEDTEIYTPMSSRIAHLVLVDVLAVGVAKTRGPKLAEQLKSVKRSLNPLRYPEPDEK